From one Bacteroides eggerthii genomic stretch:
- a CDS encoding BT4734/BF3469 family protein yields MTMENILVSLFKGYADTCPIEVPLKTIISLLRDNQAVIEHTEKHRYYLEQKQVTAAAREKASCPCFAVSVRFEGGKQKANISEWTGICPVDIDHVPPERMEQCLELLKADKHTLLQYVTISGHGIRLLCRYTGLTDNCEKNHRLHTRTFTAINEYYTRLTGLECDLKCKNATRLSGLAHDEHLFFNPDAVPFSRNAETAAPKHSPASAKNHRRLQRVIDAACRRLADEGVEYAEHHHNEYIMRMGYLLNAYGVAQNVATQWATERFADYNGDVTGIFASCYLNIEEHGSLSLPPLRKSQNNDERQEFMASVADIEQFLNGQASFRKNTVTGKCEVLTAGSGGKYEELTDRYVNTLWCRMCKEAKPGQAAHIRAVLDSEFVDTFNPFEQYFKNLPPWDGTTDYIAQLATHVHVRNNTIPFAYYFKKWLVGMVAALFDKEVVNHEILVLTGRQGIYKTTWLNNLLSPELRRYFYLKSNARRITKDDLLTLAEFAIVCLEELDEMETQEVNQIKALTTMKVVNERAAYAHYKEHRDHIASFCGTSNNTHFLADPTGNRRWLPFEVENIDSPYDFPVDYAGVYSQAYTLLQNGYHYWLEDKEIEALNLHNRHFEIPCLEQELILTHYRRPMPGEKCMFITNSQILCRINSGIRQKLSPVKIGMVLKQEGFESMRSGGKRGYRMVELTGDEIQANLYAMGRYTEKPES; encoded by the coding sequence ATGACAATGGAAAATATTTTAGTCAGTCTTTTTAAAGGTTATGCGGACACCTGCCCGATAGAGGTTCCCCTGAAAACAATCATCAGCCTTCTCCGCGACAATCAGGCGGTGATCGAACACACCGAAAAGCATCGCTATTATCTGGAGCAAAAACAAGTCACCGCCGCTGCACGCGAAAAAGCATCCTGCCCCTGCTTTGCCGTCAGCGTGCGCTTCGAAGGCGGAAAACAGAAAGCAAACATCAGCGAGTGGACAGGAATCTGTCCGGTAGACATAGACCACGTGCCGCCCGAACGCATGGAACAGTGTTTGGAACTGCTCAAAGCCGACAAGCACACCTTGCTGCAATATGTCACCATCAGCGGACATGGTATCCGGTTACTCTGCCGATACACCGGACTCACCGACAACTGCGAGAAAAACCACCGACTCCACACCCGCACTTTTACCGCCATTAACGAGTACTACACCCGTCTCACCGGACTTGAATGTGACCTGAAATGCAAAAATGCCACCCGCCTAAGCGGACTTGCACACGACGAGCATCTGTTTTTCAATCCCGATGCCGTACCTTTCAGCCGGAATGCGGAAACTGCCGCGCCCAAGCATAGCCCGGCATCTGCCAAAAACCACCGCCGTCTGCAAAGAGTGATTGACGCTGCCTGCCGTCGCCTTGCGGATGAAGGTGTGGAATATGCAGAACATCACCACAACGAATATATCATGCGCATGGGCTATCTGCTCAACGCCTACGGAGTGGCACAGAACGTAGCCACCCAATGGGCAACAGAACGTTTTGCCGACTACAATGGCGACGTGACAGGCATTTTCGCCTCCTGCTACCTCAACATCGAAGAGCATGGCAGCCTCTCTCTTCCTCCACTCCGCAAGTCGCAAAACAATGATGAACGGCAGGAGTTTATGGCATCGGTGGCAGACATCGAACAGTTTCTCAACGGTCAGGCATCTTTTCGCAAGAACACCGTAACCGGCAAGTGCGAGGTGCTGACAGCCGGAAGCGGCGGGAAGTACGAAGAACTCACAGATCGCTACGTCAATACCCTGTGGTGCCGTATGTGCAAAGAAGCGAAACCGGGACAGGCCGCCCACATACGGGCAGTGCTCGATTCGGAATTTGTTGATACCTTCAACCCCTTCGAGCAATATTTTAAAAACCTGCCACCCTGGGACGGAACCACCGATTACATCGCGCAACTTGCCACCCACGTACACGTCCGGAACAACACCATTCCCTTTGCCTACTACTTCAAGAAATGGCTGGTGGGAATGGTTGCCGCCCTCTTCGACAAGGAAGTGGTGAACCATGAAATATTGGTGCTGACCGGCCGGCAAGGCATCTATAAAACCACTTGGCTCAACAATCTGCTTTCACCCGAACTGCGCCGTTACTTCTATCTGAAGTCCAACGCCCGCCGCATCACCAAAGACGACCTCCTCACCCTTGCCGAATTTGCCATTGTGTGCCTGGAGGAACTGGACGAAATGGAAACGCAAGAGGTGAACCAGATAAAGGCGCTTACCACCATGAAGGTAGTCAACGAGCGCGCCGCATACGCACATTACAAGGAACACCGCGACCACATAGCCAGCTTTTGCGGAACCAGCAACAACACTCACTTCCTCGCCGACCCCACCGGAAACCGCCGTTGGCTCCCCTTTGAAGTGGAGAATATCGACAGCCCTTATGACTTTCCGGTGGACTATGCCGGGGTTTACTCCCAAGCATACACCCTACTGCAAAACGGCTACCATTACTGGCTGGAAGACAAAGAGATTGAAGCCCTGAACCTGCACAACAGGCATTTCGAAATTCCCTGTCTGGAGCAGGAACTGATATTGACCCATTACCGCCGTCCAATGCCGGGCGAGAAATGTATGTTCATCACCAACTCCCAGATACTCTGCCGCATCAACTCCGGCATCCGCCAAAAGCTGAGTCCCGTCAAAATAGGCATGGTGCTGAAACAGGAAGGTTTCGAATCCATGCGCTCAGGCGGCAAGCGGGGCTACCGGATGGTGGAACTCACTGGCGATGAGATACAGGCTAACCTCTATGCCATGGGAAGATATACGGAAAAACCTGAAAGTTAG
- a CDS encoding O-antigen polymerase has product MSNLDFIELAYEHWEALLFCISFSFICYILIFKSWYISILDPFVLSAVLSACGFGVVIFLFLCNAIQLKYFVSYLLTQFAFISGMLLFNRIGFRKLKNKFYILDENKLLRIIYIIVIFSVVIIQFIIYKNIGIPLFMDSRLEASSGGSGAGLLFRFTTVWGTLALLFSFYNIEKKNKQRYIAYCFILFSIITSILNGSKAGFWGLVTTFFLYSVICSDHILCQIRKHEKKILLIGIVAGSFVVFISSNDEINFIQSLIAFGERFIFSGDVYWQTYPNGYIERIDGSRPFETIFVDILGSYRIIPWNELPEPMGISIFRMHVDTDLLTGPNPRHNVMGYVLFGMYGSILFSFLLGAIIGTIHALFYKACDLNLLIKFLIVLSYGYIFGLEGDVSYTISLYNSLFIVMLVLFFLILCYYLILSILRVKRCMCK; this is encoded by the coding sequence ATGTCTAATCTTGATTTTATAGAATTAGCATATGAGCATTGGGAAGCGTTGCTTTTTTGCATATCTTTTTCTTTTATTTGTTATATTCTAATATTTAAAAGTTGGTATATATCTATTTTAGATCCTTTTGTCTTATCGGCGGTACTGTCTGCATGTGGATTTGGGGTCGTGATTTTCCTTTTTCTATGTAATGCTATTCAATTAAAATACTTTGTAAGCTATTTATTGACCCAATTTGCTTTTATTAGTGGCATGTTGCTATTTAATAGAATAGGATTTAGAAAATTGAAGAATAAATTCTATATTCTTGATGAAAATAAACTGTTACGAATAATATACATTATAGTTATCTTCTCTGTTGTTATAATTCAATTTATAATATATAAAAATATTGGTATTCCTCTATTTATGGATTCGCGTTTGGAAGCTTCCTCTGGTGGAAGTGGAGCAGGGCTATTATTCCGATTTACTACTGTTTGGGGAACTTTGGCTTTACTTTTTTCATTTTATAATATAGAAAAGAAAAATAAACAGCGATATATAGCATATTGTTTCATACTATTTTCTATAATAACTTCTATTCTGAATGGATCTAAAGCTGGTTTTTGGGGACTTGTAACTACTTTCTTTCTATATAGTGTGATATGTTCAGATCATATTCTTTGTCAAATTAGAAAACATGAAAAAAAAATTCTGCTAATAGGTATTGTGGCAGGAAGTTTTGTTGTATTTATCAGTAGTAACGATGAAATAAATTTTATTCAGTCATTGATAGCATTCGGTGAACGATTTATTTTTTCTGGTGATGTATATTGGCAGACTTATCCTAATGGCTATATAGAACGAATAGATGGAAGTCGACCATTTGAAACTATTTTTGTTGATATTTTAGGATCTTATAGAATTATTCCTTGGAATGAACTCCCAGAACCTATGGGGATATCCATTTTCCGTATGCATGTAGATACTGATTTATTGACGGGACCTAACCCTAGACATAATGTCATGGGATATGTACTTTTTGGTATGTATGGGAGCATACTCTTTTCGTTCCTATTGGGAGCAATAATTGGAACTATACATGCTTTGTTTTATAAGGCATGTGATTTGAATCTACTTATTAAATTTCTTATAGTGTTGTCTTATGGATATATATTTGGTTTGGAAGGAGATGTAAGTTATACTATTAGTTTATACAATTCTTTATTTATTGTTATGCTTGTCCTGTTCTTTTTAATACTTTGTTATTATTTGATTTTATCTATTCTTAGGGTGAAAAGGTGTATGTGTAAATGA
- a CDS encoding DUF2442 domain-containing protein, whose product MENIIVEKVWLTDTEVWIRTTDGKEACEKFSDFQRLKWATPAQRANFTTSHDGIHWRELDEDLSFEGFFQERKSNPLYDLFIAHPELNAAAIARRLDISQSLFAQYVSGTKKPSKKRFEDIIETIRSIGCELMAVPA is encoded by the coding sequence ATGGAAAATATCATAGTTGAAAAGGTATGGTTAACTGATACAGAGGTATGGATACGTACCACTGACGGGAAGGAGGCATGTGAGAAGTTTTCTGATTTCCAAAGGCTAAAATGGGCTACTCCTGCGCAGCGCGCAAATTTCACAACGAGCCATGACGGAATACATTGGAGAGAGCTTGATGAAGATTTGAGTTTTGAAGGATTCTTTCAGGAAAGGAAATCTAATCCTCTGTATGATTTATTTATAGCTCATCCTGAATTGAATGCTGCTGCCATAGCACGACGCTTAGATATTTCTCAGAGTTTGTTTGCTCAATATGTAAGCGGAACAAAAAAGCCGTCTAAGAAACGTTTTGAAGATATTATAGAAACAATACGTTCAATAGGGTGTGAATTAATGGCTGTACCGGCATAA
- a CDS encoding DUF5039 family protein — MKRNILSAVFTLCCLLPITAQSLSKTDSLQIEIAQLENALANIQTDLQEKTLQYNWEITEKYIEYCKKLYKITNFNQEPRLVQLATTIKPEELEPQRLAYEKTKKEVETLLKSYPEYITLDSLYKRATNTEQKKDRKVALDGFYQRIYNEDKAYRPLLEKRRKTLKEHYIACASYLLNECKRNGEIVPEIYDYKTARILKEANPKLRQLSIEISTLESLQRETIRKYQKLKYNLED, encoded by the coding sequence ATGAAAAGAAACATTCTATCAGCGGTCTTTACTCTTTGCTGCCTATTGCCGATAACAGCACAGTCCCTTTCCAAGACAGATTCGCTACAAATTGAAATCGCTCAATTAGAAAATGCACTGGCAAACATACAGACTGATTTGCAAGAAAAGACTTTGCAGTACAATTGGGAAATAACAGAAAAGTACATTGAGTATTGCAAAAAACTCTACAAAATTACAAACTTCAATCAAGAACCCCGGCTGGTACAACTTGCCACTACCATAAAGCCTGAAGAACTGGAACCTCAGAGATTGGCCTATGAAAAGACTAAAAAAGAAGTTGAAACACTACTGAAATCCTACCCGGAGTATATCACCCTCGATTCTTTATACAAAAGAGCCACCAATACGGAACAAAAAAAAGACCGCAAAGTAGCCTTAGACGGTTTCTATCAACGCATATACAATGAGGATAAAGCTTACCGCCCGCTACTCGAAAAAAGACGCAAAACCCTCAAAGAGCATTATATTGCCTGCGCTTCCTACCTACTGAACGAATGTAAAAGAAACGGAGAAATAGTACCGGAAATCTATGATTATAAAACAGCACGAATTCTCAAAGAGGCTAATCCCAAGCTCCGCCAACTATCCATAGAGATCAGCACACTTGAAAGCCTTCAACGGGAAACAATTCGCAAATATCAAAAGCTAAAATACAATTTGGAGGACTAA
- a CDS encoding glycosyltransferase family 2 protein: protein MKISVVTVCYNAADTIEKTMLSVLNQTYHDIEYIIIDGGSTDGTVEIIRKYADRIAYWVSEPDKGIYDAMNKGIKVATGEYIYFLGADDLLCENVFFYIAPLLTRTHTIYYGNVYMVNQKINYDGPFSRYKLAIHNICHQAILYHRSVYDERLYDVDYRLFADYVFNIQSWGDKRVKFVYLPFVIADFNDCGRSSIRKNDLRFLKNNSMIILQNLGITCFVYYQVVHFYLKVKSIFLSNV, encoded by the coding sequence ATGAAAATATCAGTAGTAACTGTTTGCTACAATGCTGCGGACACGATTGAAAAGACCATGCTGTCCGTACTTAATCAGACGTATCATGACATAGAGTATATTATTATTGATGGCGGCAGCACTGATGGCACTGTTGAAATTATCCGGAAATATGCTGACAGAATTGCGTACTGGGTGAGCGAACCGGACAAGGGGATTTATGATGCGATGAATAAGGGGATAAAGGTGGCGACGGGGGAATATATATATTTCTTAGGGGCTGATGATCTCTTATGTGAGAACGTATTTTTTTATATTGCTCCATTGTTAACACGTACGCATACTATTTATTATGGAAATGTATATATGGTTAATCAGAAGATAAATTATGATGGACCATTTTCTCGTTATAAGTTAGCTATTCATAACATATGCCATCAAGCTATATTGTATCATCGTAGTGTTTATGATGAACGATTATATGATGTGGACTATCGATTATTTGCGGATTATGTTTTTAATATTCAATCGTGGGGAGATAAGCGTGTTAAATTTGTGTATTTACCTTTTGTTATAGCTGATTTTAATGATTGTGGAAGATCTTCTATTAGGAAGAACGATTTGAGATTCTTAAAGAATAATTCTATGATTATTTTACAAAATTTAGGAATTACATGTTTTGTATATTATCAGGTTGTACATTTTTATTTGAAAGTAAAGTCAATATTCTTAAGCAATGTCTAA
- a CDS encoding Abi family protein, with protein MNTYNKAPLTYTEQIELLKSRGLIFSDERRAQRHLANISYYRLSAYMLPYKQSENGIILDTFRDGITWEMIYNLYVFDRKLRILVFDAIERLEIAIRTQIIYQLSHKYGSHWQDRQDIFNPPALVTLRNGKTVTIDVYNDIQKHIKEQLHNNKAEVFIQHYRDKYDKPENPPSWMSIEVMYFNHLSRICTGLKQRADINGIAAYFALPPKTFCSWLHTINYVRNICAHHARLWNRDLNIVPEKLSFSKTLDWISNPDTAKRSKLYYFLCMLNYMLQTANPTSPFKKKLKALLTENEDIISLNAMGFFENWENEIIWNNKK; from the coding sequence ATGAATACCTACAATAAAGCACCATTAACATATACGGAACAGATTGAACTACTGAAATCAAGAGGCCTAATTTTTTCTGACGAAAGACGAGCCCAAAGGCATCTTGCTAATATCAGTTACTACCGCCTCAGCGCTTATATGCTACCATACAAACAAAGTGAAAATGGAATAATTCTTGATACGTTTCGTGATGGAATCACTTGGGAGATGATATACAACTTGTATGTATTTGACAGAAAACTGCGTATATTAGTCTTTGATGCCATTGAGCGGCTTGAAATAGCCATTCGTACACAAATAATCTATCAACTCAGCCATAAATATGGTTCACATTGGCAAGACAGACAAGATATTTTTAATCCTCCGGCACTCGTAACCCTACGTAACGGGAAGACCGTTACAATAGACGTATATAACGACATTCAAAAACACATCAAGGAACAACTACATAACAACAAGGCAGAAGTATTTATTCAACACTACAGAGACAAATATGACAAACCGGAAAATCCTCCATCTTGGATGAGTATTGAAGTGATGTACTTCAATCATCTTTCACGCATATGCACAGGGCTGAAGCAACGTGCAGATATAAATGGTATTGCCGCCTATTTCGCATTACCTCCAAAAACATTCTGTTCGTGGCTTCATACAATCAATTATGTTCGTAATATCTGTGCACATCATGCCAGACTTTGGAACAGAGACTTGAATATAGTCCCTGAAAAACTTTCTTTTTCTAAAACCCTTGATTGGATCAGCAATCCAGATACAGCCAAAAGGAGCAAGCTATATTATTTCCTGTGTATGCTGAACTATATGTTACAGACTGCCAATCCGACATCGCCATTCAAAAAAAAATTAAAAGCGTTATTAACAGAGAATGAGGACATTATTTCACTTAATGCAATGGGATTTTTCGAGAACTGGGAAAATGAAATAATATGGAATAACAAGAAATAG
- a CDS encoding glycosyltransferase family 2 protein produces MKKKVICVLVLYNSNVELLSKVISAILPQVDLLWISDNSIEPLHLPFIDEKTSCIIYRKMPGNIGIAAAQNYGVRYAIENNFDYLFFLDQDSISPANIINELLLQYDYLCSNFMTVGAIGPRAFNRCENKEYRGNVKKGKKINNEITEVSELISSASLIAISNFEKVGLMDETLFIDGVDHEWCWRANLRMGGRFFIVETIKLSHHLGEGDRHFLWKKVPIPTCFRTYYQYRNYFILLRRNYVPIYWKVSNGIKYMVKLFYYPLCVPPRLLYIKNIWKGIRDGIILAYRFNILPMWKK; encoded by the coding sequence ATGAAAAAAAAAGTAATTTGTGTCTTAGTTCTCTATAATTCGAATGTCGAATTACTTTCTAAAGTTATCTCTGCCATATTGCCTCAGGTTGATTTGTTATGGATTTCGGATAATTCTATCGAACCGTTACATCTACCATTTATTGATGAAAAAACTTCTTGTATTATATACCGAAAAATGCCAGGTAATATTGGTATTGCAGCAGCTCAGAATTATGGTGTAAGGTATGCTATTGAGAACAATTTTGATTATTTATTTTTTTTAGATCAAGATAGTATATCTCCTGCGAATATTATCAATGAACTATTGTTGCAGTATGATTACTTGTGTTCAAATTTCATGACTGTTGGTGCTATTGGTCCAAGAGCATTTAATCGTTGTGAAAATAAGGAATATAGGGGGAATGTTAAAAAGGGAAAGAAAATAAACAATGAGATTACAGAAGTTTCTGAATTAATTAGCTCCGCCTCATTGATAGCTATTTCGAATTTTGAAAAGGTTGGATTAATGGATGAAACGTTATTTATTGATGGTGTTGATCATGAATGGTGTTGGCGTGCTAATTTGAGAATGGGTGGGCGTTTTTTTATAGTAGAAACTATAAAATTGAGTCATCATTTAGGAGAAGGGGATCGCCATTTCTTATGGAAGAAAGTTCCTATACCTACTTGTTTCAGAACCTATTATCAGTATCGTAATTATTTTATTTTATTACGGCGTAATTATGTTCCGATTTATTGGAAAGTCTCTAATGGAATAAAGTATATGGTAAAACTTTTTTATTATCCTCTGTGTGTGCCGCCTCGACTTCTCTATATAAAAAACATATGGAAAGGGATTCGTGATGGCATTATATTAGCATATAGATTTAACATATTACCTATGTGGAAGAAATAA
- the guaA gene encoding glutamine-hydrolyzing GMP synthase, with the protein MQEKIIILDFGSQTTQLIGRRVRELNVYCEIVPYNKFPQGDESVKGVILSGSPFSVYDESAFKIDLNEIRGKYPVLGICYGAQFIAYTNGGKVEPAGSREYGRAHLNSFDKGNVLFKGVKENTQVWMSHGDTITAIPDNFKTIASTDKVKIAAYQVEGEKMWGVQFHPEVFHSEDGTQMLKNFVVEVCGCKQDWSAASFIETTVAQLKEQLGDDKVVLGLSGGVDSSVAAVLLNRAIGKNLTCIFVDHGMLRKNEFKNVLHDYECLGLNVVGVDASAKFFAELAGVTEPERKRKIIGKGFIDVFDEEAHKIKDVKWLAQGTIYPDCIESLSITGTVIKSHHNVGGLPEKMHLKLCEPLRLLFKDEVRRVGRELGMPDHLITRHPFPGPGLAVRILGDITPEKVRILQDADDIFIQGLRDWKVKDADGNETVLYHQVWQAGVILLPVQSVGVMGDERTYERAVALRAVTSTDAMTADWAHLPYEFLGKVSNDIINKVKGVNRVTYDISSKPPSTIEWE; encoded by the coding sequence ATGCAAGAAAAGATTATTATTCTTGATTTCGGTTCACAGACCACGCAGCTTATCGGTCGTCGTGTTCGCGAGCTGAATGTATATTGCGAAATTGTGCCTTACAACAAATTTCCTCAGGGAGATGAGAGTGTAAAGGGAGTTATTCTTTCGGGCAGCCCGTTTTCCGTATATGATGAGAGTGCGTTTAAAATAGATTTAAACGAGATTCGCGGTAAATACCCTGTATTGGGAATTTGCTACGGTGCACAGTTCATCGCTTATACCAATGGTGGAAAGGTTGAGCCTGCGGGTAGTCGTGAATACGGACGTGCACATCTGAATTCTTTTGATAAAGGCAATGTGCTTTTCAAGGGAGTGAAGGAGAACACACAAGTATGGATGAGTCATGGTGACACTATCACAGCAATTCCTGACAACTTCAAAACGATAGCTTCGACAGATAAAGTGAAGATTGCCGCTTATCAGGTGGAAGGCGAGAAGATGTGGGGTGTTCAGTTCCACCCGGAAGTGTTCCATAGCGAGGACGGCACGCAGATGCTGAAAAACTTTGTTGTGGAAGTGTGCGGTTGCAAACAGGATTGGAGCGCTGCATCATTCATTGAAACTACCGTTGCCCAACTGAAAGAACAGCTTGGAGATGACAAAGTGGTGCTTGGCCTGAGTGGCGGAGTGGATTCTTCCGTTGCTGCCGTACTGCTGAATCGTGCTATCGGTAAGAACCTGACTTGTATCTTCGTGGATCATGGCATGCTGCGTAAGAATGAGTTCAAGAATGTGTTGCACGATTATGAGTGTCTGGGACTGAACGTAGTAGGCGTGGACGCAAGTGCCAAATTCTTTGCGGAGCTGGCAGGAGTGACCGAGCCGGAACGAAAACGCAAGATTATAGGAAAGGGATTTATTGATGTGTTTGATGAAGAAGCCCATAAGATAAAAGATGTAAAGTGGCTGGCACAGGGTACTATCTATCCGGATTGCATTGAGTCGCTTTCTATCACCGGAACGGTTATCAAGAGCCATCACAATGTGGGAGGATTGCCCGAAAAAATGCATTTGAAGCTGTGCGAGCCGTTGCGTCTGTTGTTTAAGGACGAAGTTCGCCGCGTAGGACGCGAGCTGGGCATGCCGGATCATCTGATTACCCGCCATCCTTTCCCCGGACCGGGGTTGGCTGTGCGTATCTTGGGTGATATAACTCCGGAAAAGGTGCGTATCTTGCAAGATGCGGACGATATCTTCATTCAGGGCTTGCGCGACTGGAAGGTGAAGGATGCCGACGGAAATGAAACGGTGCTTTATCATCAGGTTTGGCAGGCGGGAGTTATCCTGCTTCCGGTGCAGTCTGTCGGTGTAATGGGAGATGAACGTACGTATGAACGTGCTGTTGCCTTGCGTGCTGTTACTTCTACCGATGCCATGACTGCCGACTGGGCGCATCTGCCTTATGAGTTCTTGGGCAAGGTTTCCAATGATATTATCAACAAGGTGAAAGGGGTGAATCGCGTAACCTACGATATCTCCTCAAAACCGCCTTCCACAATTGAATGGGAATAA
- a CDS encoding glycosyltransferase family 2 protein: protein MKFSVLLSVYNKENPEYLKESLESVFSQTLLPSEVVLIKDGPLTDELNKVIDLYTKYYSYLKVFSLADNQGLGKALNEGLKHCSFDIVVRMDTDDIAKPKRFEKQLAVLKMYQDVDVVSAWVEEFEKDVSDIKSVRKLPEFHNAIQKFAKYRNPINHPVAAFRKSAVLSVGSYRHFPLFEDYYLWVRMLMNGAKFYNIQESLLYFRFSSKVFKRRGGWKYAINEFRFQKMLRQLHFISFPQYIRNIFVRFLTRIIPNSLRKFVYKTILR, encoded by the coding sequence ATGAAATTTTCCGTACTTCTGTCTGTTTATAACAAAGAGAATCCTGAGTATTTGAAAGAGAGTTTAGAAAGTGTATTTTCTCAAACATTGTTGCCATCGGAAGTTGTTTTGATAAAAGATGGACCATTGACTGACGAACTTAACAAGGTGATAGACTTGTATACAAAGTACTATTCTTATCTAAAAGTTTTTTCATTAGCAGATAATCAAGGGTTAGGAAAGGCATTGAATGAGGGACTGAAACATTGCTCTTTTGATATCGTTGTTCGTATGGATACTGATGATATTGCTAAACCAAAACGTTTTGAAAAACAATTGGCTGTTTTAAAAATGTATCAGGATGTGGATGTTGTAAGTGCTTGGGTTGAGGAATTTGAAAAGGACGTTTCTGATATAAAGTCTGTAAGAAAATTGCCAGAATTTCATAATGCTATCCAAAAGTTTGCTAAATATCGAAATCCGATAAATCATCCGGTAGCGGCATTTCGTAAAAGTGCAGTACTATCTGTGGGGAGTTATCGCCATTTCCCTTTATTTGAAGATTACTATTTATGGGTGCGTATGCTGATGAATGGTGCTAAATTTTATAATATTCAAGAAAGTTTGTTGTATTTCCGCTTTTCTTCGAAAGTGTTCAAAAGACGTGGTGGATGGAAATATGCTATAAATGAATTTCGTTTTCAGAAAATGTTAAGGCAGTTACATTTTATATCATTCCCCCAATATATAAGGAATATTTTTGTTCGTTTTTTGACCCGAATTATCCCTAATTCTTTGAGGAAATTTGTGTATAAAACAATACTCCGATAA
- a CDS encoding DUF4248 domain-containing protein — MEIFKIRTYGRTELAQLYCPALCPQAAFRKLNQWIDFHPTLRHELHALVPSDRVRTYTPAQVRLIVEALGEPDV, encoded by the coding sequence ATGGAGATTTTTAAAATACGTACCTATGGGCGGACGGAACTCGCTCAACTTTATTGTCCGGCCCTTTGTCCTCAAGCCGCTTTTCGTAAACTGAACCAGTGGATAGATTTCCATCCCACCTTGCGGCATGAACTCCATGCATTGGTTCCTTCGGACAGGGTGCGGACATATACACCGGCACAGGTGCGGCTGATTGTTGAGGCACTGGGAGAGCCGGATGTTTAG
- a CDS encoding Crp/Fnr family transcriptional regulator translates to METMFDTLLQLPLFQGLAQEDFTCILEKVKLHFTKHKPGELLLQKDSSCHELVFILKGEVASSTLSADASYSFTEYFPAPYLIEPYSMFGMNTSYASTHRANTEVHTVSISKAFVMKELFSYEIFRLNYMNMVSNRAQMLHNRLWKVAGNDLEARISHFILSHVERPSGKKVLKIKMEDLAQIVNETRAGISKALNNMQDRGLIELHRGEIVIPYAENLILA, encoded by the coding sequence ATGGAAACAATGTTCGATACACTATTACAATTACCCCTTTTTCAAGGACTTGCCCAAGAGGACTTCACCTGTATCTTGGAAAAGGTAAAATTGCATTTCACGAAACATAAACCGGGAGAGCTTCTTTTGCAAAAAGATTCTTCCTGCCACGAACTGGTGTTCATTCTAAAAGGAGAAGTAGCATCTTCCACATTATCCGCTGATGCTTCTTACAGCTTTACGGAATATTTTCCGGCTCCCTACCTGATCGAACCTTATTCCATGTTCGGCATGAACACATCCTATGCTTCTACACACCGCGCCAATACGGAGGTACATACGGTCAGCATCAGCAAAGCGTTCGTGATGAAAGAGCTATTCAGCTATGAGATATTCCGCCTGAACTATATGAACATGGTGAGCAACCGCGCCCAAATGCTGCATAACCGCTTATGGAAGGTGGCAGGCAACGATCTTGAAGCACGTATTTCCCATTTCATCCTCAGCCACGTAGAACGCCCGTCGGGAAAGAAAGTACTGAAAATCAAGATGGAAGATTTAGCCCAAATAGTCAACGAGACTCGCGCAGGGATATCAAAGGCTCTCAACAACATGCAGGACAGAGGATTGATAGAGCTGCACCGCGGAGAAATCGTAATACCCTATGCGGAAAATCTGATACTTGCATGA